A genomic segment from Gossypium hirsutum isolate 1008001.06 chromosome D04, Gossypium_hirsutum_v2.1, whole genome shotgun sequence encodes:
- the LOC107959756 gene encoding amino acid permease 4, producing MGDNQRQVFDVSMAIPSHNVSECVDDDGRLKRTGTICTATAHIITAVIGSGVLSLAWAIAQLGWIAGPAVMLLFSFVTYYTSSLLTDCYRTGDPVSGKRNYTYTDAVRSILGGYKVKACGLIQYLNLFGISIGYTIAASISMMAIKRSNCFHESGGKNPCHMSSNPYMIMFGVSEILLSQIPDFDQIWWLSIVAAVMSFTYSGIGLGLGLAKVAATGTFKGSLTGISIGTVTQAQKIWRSLQAIGDIAFAYSFSVILIEIQDTVKSPPEEAKTMKKATKLSIAVTTVFYMLCGSMGYASFGDFAPGNLLTGFGFFNPFWLLDIANAAIIIHLVGAYQVFCQPIFAFIEKWATQRWPESYFITKEFKIPVPGYRHPYKLNMFRLVWRTGFVMLTTVISMLLPFFNDVVGILGALGFWPLTVYFPVEMYIQQKKISKWSSRWICLKMLSMACLMISIVAGAGSIVGVILDLKVYKPFKTTY from the exons ATGGGAGACAACCAACGCCAAGTCTTCGATGTTTCAATGGCTATCCCTTCTCACAATGTCTCCGAATGTGTCGATGACGATGGTCGTCTCAAACGAACCG GAACTATATGTACCGCAACTGCACACATAATAACAGCAGTGATTGGGTCAGGAGTTCTTTCTTTAGCTTGGGCTATTGCTCAACTCGGCTGGATTGCTGGTCCTGCTGTAATGTTGTTGTTTTCCTTTGTCACTTACTACACTTCTTCTCTCCTCACTGACTGTTATCGGACCGGCGACCCCGTCTCCGGCAAACGCAACTATACTTACACTGATGCCGTTCGCTCCATTCTCG GTGGATACAAAGTGAAGGCATGCGGTTTGATTCAGTATCTTAATCTTTTTGGCATTTCCATTGGATATACAATCGCAGCATCGATAAGCATGAT GGCAATAAAAAGGTCTAATTGTTTCCACGAGAGTGGTGGGAAGAACCCATGTCATATGTCCAGCAATCCGTACATGATCATGTTCGGTGTCTCTGAGATTTTACTTTCACAAATCCCAGATTTCGATCAGATATGGTGGCTCTCGATCGTCGCTGCGGTCATGTCATTTACCTATTCGGGCATCGGTCTTGGTCTTGGACTCGCCAAAGTTGCAGCCACCGGCACATTTAAAGGCAGTCTTACTGGAATAAGCATTGGAACAGTAACACAAGCACAAAAGATATGGAGAAGCTTACAAGCCATTGGTGACATTGCTTTCGCATATTCATTTTCCGTCATTCTTATCGAAATTCAAGACACCGTCAAATCCCCACCAGAAGAAGCAAAGACAATGAAGAAGGCAACCAAACTAAGCATTGCAGTAACAACAGTTTTCTACATGTTATGTGGCAGCATGGGCTACGCATCCTTTGGAGACTTTGCACCTGGTAATCTCCTTACAGGTTTTGGTTTCTTTAACCCTTTTTGGCTTCTTGATATTGCCAATGCTGCTATAATAATCCACTTGGTGGGAGCATACCAAGTGTTTTGCCAACCCATTTTTGCATTCATCGAGAAATGGGCAACCCAAAGATGGCCTGAAAGCTACTTCATTACCAAAGAGTTCAAAATCCCAGTCCCTGGTTATCGTCATCCTTACAAGCTCAACATGTTTAGACTGGTTTGGAGAACGGGGTTTGTGATGTTAACCACTGTTATATCCATGTTGCTTCCTTTCTTCAATGACGTTGTGGGGATCCTTGGGGCACTTGGGTTTTGGCCTTTGACGGTGTATTTTCCGGTGGAGATGTATATTCAACAGAAGAAGATAAGCAAGTGGAGCAGTCGGTGGATTTGTTTGAAGATGCTAAGCATGGCTTGCTTGATGATTTCGATTGTGGCTGGTGCTGGCTCGATTGTTGGTGTCATTCTTGACCTTAAGGTTTACAAGCCATTTAAGACTACCTACTAA